The DNA region GCCGCGCCAGCGCGATCCGTACCCGGGGCACGGGGTCGGTCAGCCGCCGGACCGGCAGGCCGGCGGCCGGCCCCGGGGCCGGCAGCACCGCCACGCCCAGCCCGTGCGCGGCGAGCGCGGCCCGTGCGTGCGGCAGCACCGCCTCGCCGACCCTGGTCAGCCGCACCGTGCCCGCACCGCCTCGGGCCGCAGCCTGCGCTTCTTCGGAGCCCGGTTGGAGGGCGTACGGCTGCGGGCGACGGACGCGGACTGGTCGTACGGGCAGGGGCCGCTGCCGGTGGAGGGGCGGGCGGAACACCTGCTGCTGGTGGCGTACGGGCGGCGGCTGCCGACGGGGCTGCTGTCCGGGGCGGGGGCGGAGCGGTTCACGCGTTGAGGCGGGCGCGGCCGGGGCCCTCCGTGCTCGTTGCGGCGGGGTCTGGGGTTCGTCGTGGCGGGGTGTGGGCGGTCCCCTGACCGCACCGCCCTGCGCCTCGCCGTCGCCCGTGCCTACGATCGGGTCATCGCAGGAGGGCGAGAGGGAAGCCAGGTCGCCGATGGCCCCGAGGTCCGTGCAGTGGCCGCCGTACGTGCGGGTCGCGCCGTGGTTGCTGATCGTCGGCGGGCTGGTGTGGAACTCGCTGGATCCGGCCGATTACTGGGGCGATCCGTTGCTGGCGGCCGCCGCCGTACTGTCCGGGGCGCTGCTGACGCTGCGCGACACCGTTGCCGTCGGGGTGGCGAACGTGACCGGGATCCTGGTGCTCTCCCTGCGGGACGGGTCGTTCGGGACCCAGGACGGCTACCTGGAGCTGGTGAACACCGCCTTCACCGCCCTGCTCGGGGTCGGGGTGAACCGGGTGGTGGCCCGGCACGGGCGCAGGCTGGCGCGGGTGCGGTCGGTGGCGGAGGCGGCGCAGCGGGCGGTGTTGCCGGAGCCGCCGGGGCGGGTGGCGGGGCTGGAGGTCGCGGCCTGCTACCGGGCGGCCCAGGACGAGGCGCTGATCGGCGGGGACGCGTACGCGCTGCAGGCCACTCCGTACGGTGTGCGGGTGCTGATCGCGGACGTGCGGGGCAAGGGGCTGCACGCGGTGGGGGCGGTGTCGGTGCTGCTCGGGGCGTTCCGGGAGGACGCGCACCGGGAGCCGGACCTCGCCGCGCTCGCGGACGCGTTGGAGCGCACGCTGGCCCGGGAGAGCGCCGCGCTGGGGGAGGAGCTGCGGGTGGAGGGGTTCGTCACCGCGCTGCTGGTGGAGTTCCCGCCGGGGGAGGCCGTCGCGCGCACCCTGGACTGCGGTCACCCCGGGCCGTACCTGCTGGGCGACGGCGAACCGGGGGTGAGCCGGTGGGACGCGGCCGATCCGGGGCTGCCGCTCGGGATGGGCGCGCTGGGGGTGGCGCGCCCGCCGGTGGAGACCAGGCCCTTCCCGACGGGGTGCACGCTGCTGCTGGTGACGGACGGCGTGACCGAGGCGCGGGACGCGGCTGGGGAGTTCTACGACCCGGTGCGCGGGCTGGCCCCGCTCGGGCCCTTCGCCGGGGCGCGGGAGGCGGTGGACGCGCTGGTGGCGGATGTGGCCCGGTGGACGGGCGGGCCGCGCGACGACGACATGGCGGTGCTCGCGGTGACCCGGCGCGGGATCGGCGACGGGCCGGGAGCATGGCCGGGGTAGGCGTGGAGCTCGGGTAGGGGCGGAGCCGGGGTAGGGGGCGCGATGGGCGCCGGATATGCGCTGGACAGGCGCCCCCGGGAGGTTGGCCACGGCTCCGGACGGTGACGCCGATATCACGATGAGGTTACCGAAGGTGCCTGCTCCACGGGATCCGGCCAAGTTGAGCGGTGCCCTCCGGTGGCCGGAAAGCGGGTGTCCGGATACCGGACGGCGCAATGGACTTCCTGGTCGCGAAGTG from Kitasatospora cathayae includes:
- a CDS encoding PP2C family protein-serine/threonine phosphatase; translation: MAPRSVQWPPYVRVAPWLLIVGGLVWNSLDPADYWGDPLLAAAAVLSGALLTLRDTVAVGVANVTGILVLSLRDGSFGTQDGYLELVNTAFTALLGVGVNRVVARHGRRLARVRSVAEAAQRAVLPEPPGRVAGLEVAACYRAAQDEALIGGDAYALQATPYGVRVLIADVRGKGLHAVGAVSVLLGAFREDAHREPDLAALADALERTLARESAALGEELRVEGFVTALLVEFPPGEAVARTLDCGHPGPYLLGDGEPGVSRWDAADPGLPLGMGALGVARPPVETRPFPTGCTLLLVTDGVTEARDAAGEFYDPVRGLAPLGPFAGAREAVDALVADVARWTGGPRDDDMAVLAVTRRGIGDGPGAWPG